The following are encoded together in the Bubalus kerabau isolate K-KA32 ecotype Philippines breed swamp buffalo chromosome 3, PCC_UOA_SB_1v2, whole genome shotgun sequence genome:
- the GLP1R gene encoding glucagon-like peptide 1 receptor, with the protein MAGAPGPLRLALLLLGAVGRAGPRPQGATVSLSETVQKWREYRRQCQRFLTEAPPPAADLFCNRTFDDYACWPDGSPGSFVNVSCPWYLPWASSVLQGHVYRFCTADGLWLHKENSSLPWRDLSECEDSKRGDRSSPEQQLLSLYVIYTVGYALSFSALVIASAILLGFRHLHCTRNYIHLNLFASFILRALSVFIKDTVLKWMYGTAAQQHQWDGLLSYQESLGCRLVFLLMQYCVAANYYWLLVEGVYLYSLLALSVFSEQRVFRLYLSIGWGVPLLFVIPWGIVKYLYEDEGCWTRNSNMNYWLIIRLPILFAIGVNFLIFVRVICIVVSKLQANLMCKTDIKCRLAKSTLTLIPLLGTHEVIFAFVMDEHARGLLRFVKLFTELSFTSFQGLMVAILYCFVNNEVQMEFRKSWERWRLEHLHVQRENSMKPFKCPTSSLSCGATAGSSVYAASCQTSCS; encoded by the exons gGTGCCACGGTGTCCCTCTCGGAGACTGTGCAGAAATGGAGAGAGTACCGACGCCAGTGCCAGCGCTTCCTGAccgaggccccgcccccggccgcaG ACCTCTTCTGCAACCGGACCTTTGATGACTATGCCTGCTGGCCGGATgggtcaccaggctcctttgtgaaTGTCAGCTGCCCCTGGTACCTACCCTGGGCCAGCAGTG TGCTGCAGGGTCACGTCTACCGGTTCTGCACCGCGGACGGCCTGTGGCTGCACAAGGAGAACTCAAGCCTGCCCTGGAGGGACCTGTCCGAGTGTGAGGATTCCAAGCGAGGGGACCGC AGCTCCCCGGAGCAGCAGCTCCTGTCTCTTTACGTCATCTACACGGTGGGCTACGCGCTCTCCTTCTCTGCGCTGGTCATCGCCTCGGCCATCCTCCTGGGCTTCAG ACACCTGCACTGTACCCGGAACTACATCCATCTGAACCTCTTTGCATCCTTCATCCTCCGAGCACTGTCCGTCTTCATCAAGGACACGGTCCTCAAGTGGATGTATGGCACGGCCGCCCAGCAGCATCAGTGGGACGGGCTCCTCTCCTACCAG GAGTCTCTGGGCTGTCGCCTGGTGTTCCTGCTCATGCAATACTGCGTGGCAGCCAACTACTACTGGCTCCTGGTGGAGGGGGTGTACCTGTACTCGCTGCTGGCCCTGTCCGTCTTCTCCGAGCAGCGTGTCTTCAGGCTCTACCTGAGCATTGGCTGGG GAGTCCCCCTGCTGTTTGTCATCCCCTGGGGCATCGTCAAGTACCTCTATGAGGACGAGGG CTGTTGGACCAGGAACTCCAACATGAATTACTGGCTCATAATCCGGCTGCCCATCCTCTTCGCCATCGGG GTGAACTTCCTCATCTTCGTCCGGGTCATCTGCATTGTGGTGTCCAAACTGCAGGCCAACCTCATGTGCAAGACAGACATCAAGTGCAG gctCGCCAAGTCCACGCTGACACTCATCCCCCTGCTGGGGACGCATGAGGTCATCTTCGCCTTCGTGATGGACGAGCATGCCCGGGGATTGCTGCGCTTCGTCAAACTATTCACTGAGCTCTCCTTCACCTCCTTCCAG GGGCTGATGGTGGCCATCCTGTACTGCTTTGTCAACAACGAG GTCCAGATGGAGTTCCGGAAGAGCTGGGAGCGCTGGCGGCTGGAGCACCTGCACGTCCAGAGGGAGAACAGCATGAAGCCCTTCAAGTGTCCCACCAGCAGCCTGAGCTGCGGGGCCACAGCAGGCAGCAGCGTATACGCAGCCTCCTGCCAGACCTCCTGCAGCTGA